One segment of Neobacillus endophyticus DNA contains the following:
- a CDS encoding CpsD/CapB family tyrosine-protein kinase — MALKKRKKNEINNRRNLIALSNPKSPISEQYRTLRTNIQYSSIDEQIQSFLVTSPGPEEGKSTTAANAAVVFAQQGKKVLLVDADMRKPTIHYTFNKTNVYGLTTVLTRQKALEEAIHETDQKNLYVLTSGPIPPNPAELLGSNMMDQFCKEALDETFDLIIFDTPPLLAVADAQILANKCQGTILVVSSGKTETEQMIKAKGVLDSTHSKLIGIVLNNKEVKGSEINYYYGAQN; from the coding sequence TTGGCTCTTAAAAAAAGGAAAAAAAATGAAATAAATAATAGAAGAAACTTGATTGCTTTATCAAATCCTAAATCACCAATATCGGAGCAATATCGAACACTCCGAACAAATATTCAATATTCCTCGATTGACGAGCAAATCCAATCTTTCTTGGTGACATCTCCAGGTCCTGAAGAAGGAAAGTCAACAACAGCAGCGAACGCGGCAGTTGTCTTTGCTCAGCAAGGGAAGAAAGTACTTCTTGTCGATGCGGATATGAGAAAACCGACGATCCACTATACATTCAATAAAACGAATGTATATGGTCTAACAACGGTGTTAACAAGACAAAAGGCTTTAGAAGAGGCTATTCATGAAACAGATCAGAAAAATTTATATGTGTTAACAAGTGGACCTATTCCGCCAAATCCTGCAGAATTGCTTGGTTCCAATATGATGGATCAATTTTGCAAGGAAGCACTAGATGAAACATTTGACTTAATTATCTTTGATACACCGCCATTATTAGCTGTTGCAGATGCGCAAATATTGGCGAATAAATGCCAAGGAACCATTCTGGTAGTTTCTAGCGGAAAAACAGAAACAGAACAAATGATAAAAGCAAAGGGTGTACTGGACTCCACCCATAGCAAGTTGATCGGGATTGTCTTGAATAATAAGGAAGTTAAAGGATCGGAAATTAACTATTACTACGGAGCCCAAAATTAA
- a CDS encoding sugar transferase: MKKQNVHVNDSLPYLMTKRTIDIIGALIGIILLSFLFWIVAILIKMEDPKGKIFFSQKRVGLNGKEFNMYKFRSMVSNAEEILAELLQYNEVSGAMFKMKDDPRITKIGKFIRKTSIDELPQLFNVLKGDMTLVGPRPPLPREVVEYSDYDKQRLRVTPGCTGLWQVTGRNSVGFEEMVELDLKYMQNRSFLYDMKIIFKTVVVLFGSDDAF, translated from the coding sequence ATGAAGAAGCAGAATGTTCATGTAAATGACAGCCTTCCATATCTCATGACTAAACGAACAATTGATATTATAGGTGCTTTAATTGGCATCATCCTATTAAGTTTTCTATTCTGGATTGTCGCAATTTTAATCAAAATGGAGGATCCAAAAGGAAAGATTTTCTTTTCACAAAAACGTGTTGGATTGAACGGAAAGGAATTCAACATGTATAAATTCCGTTCGATGGTCTCGAATGCAGAAGAGATACTGGCTGAACTTTTACAATACAATGAGGTAAGTGGGGCCATGTTCAAAATGAAAGATGACCCCAGGATCACAAAAATAGGTAAATTCATTCGAAAAACAAGTATTGACGAACTGCCTCAGCTGTTCAATGTTTTAAAAGGTGATATGACGCTGGTCGGTCCACGTCCGCCACTTCCGAGGGAGGTTGTGGAGTATTCTGACTATGATAAACAGCGGTTAAGGGTTACTCCAGGATGTACAGGCCTTTGGCAAGTAACAGGAAGAAATAGTGTAGGATTTGAAGAAATGGTGGAACTGGACCTTAAATATATGCAAAACCGTTCCTTTCTCTATGATATGAAAATTATTTTCAAAACGGTTGTGGTTCTATTTGGGTCAGATGATGCTTTCTAG
- the galU gene encoding UTP--glucose-1-phosphate uridylyltransferase GalU gives MKKVRKAIIPAAGLGTRFLPATKAMPKEMLPIVDKPTIQYIVEEAVASGIEDIIIVTGKGKRAIEDHFDNALELEQNLVEKEKYELLKRVQYSTNLADIHYIRQKEPKGLGHAVWCARNFIGNEPFAVLLGDDIVQSDTPCLRQLINHYEETFSSVIGVQQVADSETHRYGIIDPAYQEGRRYQVNNFVEKPKQGTAPSNLAIMGRYVLTPEIFMFLDRQEKGTGGEIQLTDAIQRLNEIQRVFAYDFEGTRYDVGEKFGFVKTTIEFALKHEDLRDEMLDYLKNLVSTLDKEEVLL, from the coding sequence ATGAAGAAAGTAAGAAAGGCGATCATCCCTGCTGCAGGGTTAGGAACCAGATTTTTACCAGCAACCAAAGCTATGCCGAAAGAAATGCTGCCGATTGTCGATAAACCTACGATACAGTACATAGTGGAAGAAGCCGTTGCCTCTGGTATTGAGGATATTATCATCGTTACAGGTAAAGGGAAACGCGCAATCGAAGATCACTTTGATAATGCACTTGAATTAGAGCAGAACTTAGTTGAGAAGGAAAAATATGAGCTATTAAAGAGGGTTCAATACTCTACTAATCTAGCCGATATTCACTACATTCGTCAAAAAGAACCAAAAGGACTTGGTCATGCCGTGTGGTGTGCCCGGAATTTTATTGGGAATGAACCATTTGCGGTCCTATTGGGTGATGATATCGTGCAGAGTGATACCCCTTGCTTAAGACAACTAATCAATCACTATGAAGAAACTTTTTCATCCGTTATTGGTGTTCAGCAGGTAGCCGATTCAGAAACACATCGCTATGGAATTATTGACCCTGCTTACCAGGAGGGAAGAAGATACCAAGTAAACAATTTTGTTGAGAAGCCAAAACAGGGTACAGCACCATCGAATTTAGCCATTATGGGACGCTATGTCCTTACTCCGGAAATCTTTATGTTTCTTGATCGCCAGGAGAAAGGGACCGGAGGAGAAATCCAATTAACGGATGCGATTCAAAGATTAAATGAAATTCAACGAGTGTTTGCCTATGATTTTGAAGGAACTCGTTATGATGTAGGAGAAAAGTTTGGTTTTGTCAAAACAACGATTGAATTTGCGTTAAAGCATGAAGACCTTCGAGATGAAATGTTAGATTACTTAAAAAATCTAGTTTCTACATTAGATAAAGAAGAAGTATTGTTGTAA
- a CDS encoding YveK family protein: MEETISLKELLQTLRKRMKLILGITFIAVLISGIFSYFVMTPIYQASTQLLVNQSKGEDTPYQNNEVQTNLQLINTYNVIIKSPAILDKVIQDLNLNMTEGQLVQAITVQNETNSQVVNLSVTDTDAARATQIANSIADVFRTEIVKIMKVDNVSILSKAVAPEHPSPIKPKKLQNIAIALVVGVMAGIGLTFLLEFLDNTVKDEQEIEKLTGVPVVGVIAMMDPTKLSAGNQSSTDRNVVFRGETIGS, from the coding sequence ATGGAAGAAACTATTAGTCTTAAGGAATTATTGCAAACACTACGAAAACGAATGAAGTTAATTTTAGGCATCACCTTTATTGCTGTTTTAATTAGCGGGATCTTCAGCTACTTTGTTATGACACCAATCTATCAGGCATCCACTCAATTGCTAGTCAACCAGTCAAAAGGAGAAGATACTCCGTACCAAAACAATGAGGTACAAACGAATCTTCAATTAATCAATACCTATAATGTTATTATCAAAAGTCCAGCTATTTTGGATAAAGTCATTCAAGATTTGAATTTAAATATGACTGAGGGTCAGCTTGTTCAAGCAATCACAGTTCAAAACGAGACGAATTCACAGGTTGTCAATTTATCTGTAACTGATACTGATGCAGCAAGAGCCACGCAAATTGCTAATAGCATAGCAGATGTCTTTAGAACAGAAATCGTCAAAATCATGAAGGTGGACAATGTTAGTATTTTGTCCAAAGCGGTAGCACCGGAACATCCAAGCCCGATTAAGCCGAAAAAACTTCAGAATATTGCAATAGCATTAGTTGTTGGAGTAATGGCGGGGATTGGATTAACTTTCCTTCTCGAATTTCTAGACAATACAGTCAAAGATGAACAGGAAATTGAGAAATTAACGGGGGTTCCAGTCGTAGGTGTCATAGCGATGATGGATCCAACAAAGTTATCAGCTGGTAATCAAAGTAGTACGGATCGAAATGTCGTTTTTAGAGGTGAAACCATTGGCTCTTAA
- the gmd gene encoding GDP-mannose 4,6-dehydratase, with translation MKKALITGVTGQDGSYLAEFLLEKGYEVHGIIRRSSSYNQERLEDILTEEEASVLVNNKNFHLHYGDVTDALNVTRLIGEIQPDEIYNLAAQSHVRVSFDMPGYTLDVDAKGTLNILEAVRILGLTDKTRVYQASTSELFGKVQEVPQKETTPFYPRSPYGVAKIYGFWITKNYRESYNMFAVNGILFNHESERRGETFVTRKITLAAARIAQGKQKKLLLGNLDSLRDWGYAKDYVECMWLILQHEKPEDFVIATGEMHSVREFADLAFKHVGIEIEWIGHGIEEKGINKATGEIVVEVDPKFFRPAEVEQLLGDPTKARTLLGWNPTRTSFEDLVRIMVAADMMKVGNEDIVKKTFDYVI, from the coding sequence ATGAAAAAAGCATTAATTACCGGTGTTACAGGACAAGATGGTTCTTACTTAGCAGAGTTTTTATTAGAAAAAGGATATGAAGTACACGGAATCATCCGACGCAGTTCTTCTTACAATCAGGAGCGTTTAGAGGATATTCTGACAGAAGAAGAAGCAAGTGTCCTTGTAAATAATAAAAATTTCCATCTTCATTATGGTGATGTGACTGATGCGTTAAATGTTACCCGTCTTATTGGAGAAATTCAACCTGATGAAATTTACAATTTAGCTGCCCAATCGCATGTTCGTGTTTCCTTTGATATGCCTGGCTACACATTGGATGTCGATGCTAAAGGTACGTTGAATATTCTGGAGGCCGTTCGGATTTTAGGGTTAACAGATAAAACACGTGTTTACCAAGCTTCCACTTCTGAACTTTTCGGTAAAGTACAAGAAGTACCGCAAAAAGAAACAACACCTTTTTACCCGCGTTCTCCGTATGGTGTAGCCAAAATTTATGGTTTTTGGATTACAAAGAACTATCGAGAATCCTACAACATGTTTGCTGTTAACGGTATTTTGTTTAACCATGAGTCCGAACGCCGCGGTGAAACTTTTGTAACCCGTAAAATTACCCTTGCTGCAGCACGCATTGCACAAGGGAAACAAAAGAAATTACTGCTGGGCAACCTAGATTCCTTACGTGATTGGGGTTATGCAAAAGATTATGTTGAATGTATGTGGCTCATCCTACAACATGAAAAACCAGAAGATTTTGTTATTGCAACAGGGGAAATGCATTCTGTTCGCGAATTTGCCGACCTCGCCTTCAAACATGTAGGGATTGAAATTGAATGGATAGGACATGGTATTGAGGAAAAAGGGATTAATAAAGCTACAGGCGAGATTGTAGTTGAAGTTGATCCTAAATTCTTCCGTCCTGCAGAAGTCGAGCAATTATTAGGAGATCCGACTAAAGCACGAACTTTACTTGGATGGAACCCTACTAGGACATCGTTTGAAGATTTAGTTCGTATTATGGTTGCAGCAGATATGATGAAAGTAGGCAACGAGGATATAGTTAAGAAAACGTTTGATTATGTAATATAA
- a CDS encoding glycosyltransferase family 4 protein encodes MSKKKICFIAQFPPPIHGLSKAVDTLYNSNLVEEFEFEKVDITNNKHFFKNIISILKSNADLFYFTISQTKGGNLRDLIILKILSLQHKRCLIHLHGGYYRKLVDNDLPGWQRTMNYKSIKKLQGAIVLGPTLRSIFKGMINENKISVVPNCIDNEFLISDKEFQEKMDAVENKEVLNVLYLSNFIRSKGYSEVLEMAKLEKARVDLGGKQRFHFDFAGKFFEESEQGFFQTYIRENKLQDFITYHGIVGGQQKKELLKQSDIFILLTSYKNEGQPISILEAMGNGMVIVTTDHAGIPDIVEDEINGIVVKTENIKNTNDIYKSLERLNLKEIAVCNRKITKELYSEENYLNLMQLEFRQN; translated from the coding sequence ATGTCAAAGAAGAAAATATGCTTTATAGCTCAGTTTCCTCCTCCGATTCATGGGTTGTCAAAGGCGGTAGACACTCTATATAATTCAAATCTTGTTGAAGAGTTTGAGTTTGAAAAAGTAGATATTACAAACAACAAACATTTCTTTAAGAATATTATTTCAATTTTAAAAAGTAATGCTGATTTGTTTTATTTTACAATTAGTCAGACTAAAGGTGGAAATCTTAGAGATTTAATTATTTTAAAAATTTTATCGCTACAACATAAGAGATGTCTTATTCATCTTCATGGGGGCTATTATCGGAAACTAGTGGATAATGATTTACCAGGCTGGCAGAGGACTATGAATTATAAGTCTATTAAAAAACTTCAAGGGGCAATTGTTCTCGGGCCTACTTTGAGGTCAATTTTTAAAGGAATGATTAACGAAAATAAAATATCCGTTGTTCCAAATTGTATTGATAATGAATTTTTGATATCTGATAAAGAATTTCAAGAGAAGATGGATGCAGTTGAAAACAAGGAAGTTTTAAACGTTTTGTATTTAAGTAACTTCATAAGGAGCAAAGGTTATTCTGAAGTTCTTGAGATGGCCAAGTTGGAAAAAGCGCGTGTGGATTTGGGAGGTAAGCAGCGGTTTCACTTTGATTTTGCTGGTAAGTTTTTTGAGGAAAGCGAACAAGGATTTTTTCAAACTTATATTAGAGAAAATAAGCTTCAGGACTTTATAACTTATCATGGTATTGTTGGTGGCCAGCAAAAAAAGGAATTACTGAAACAGAGTGATATTTTTATTTTATTGACAAGCTATAAAAATGAGGGTCAGCCAATTAGTATATTGGAGGCTATGGGTAATGGCATGGTAATTGTTACAACGGATCATGCGGGTATTCCGGATATTGTGGAGGATGAAATAAACGGCATAGTAGTTAAGACGGAAAATATAAAAAATACAAATGATATTTATAAGAGTCTTGAAAGACTAAATTTAAAAGAAATTGCAGTTTGTAATCGAAAAATTACGAAAGAATTATATAGTGAGGAAAATTATTTAAACTTAATGCAGCTTGAATTCAGGCAGAATTAA
- a CDS encoding glycosyltransferase family 2 protein, with amino-acid sequence MNPLVSVILPTYNVEQYLDKCLQSISSQSYKNIEIIIVIDGATDNSYDISKKWEIHDPRVKVIYQENAGSGPARNNGLRNANGEFILFVDPDDWIESEMIEKFVGYLSNYNVDMIISGCIEETYYSDFVDRKPVAFNEKWIKSAGDVRNFYIDLSLMQAILAPTRILYSKQIIDKYNIEFPDLRRSQDIVFNYRYYDKIESLFISNDTFYHYRMDSGVYITKLKNDYYLVLLKIFSECCGLFEKWNVKMDEDKLQQFYNQYFVLLCYSIESCILRNESIAEILENEEVHRLTKLSKPVDFYHKLMKKNISLKNEDNISRLIFLKNFVRSNFRGVFNKLKRVNKY; translated from the coding sequence ATGAACCCGTTAGTTAGCGTTATTTTACCAACATATAATGTTGAACAATATTTGGATAAATGCTTACAGTCTATTAGCAGCCAGTCTTATAAAAATATCGAAATTATTATTGTAATCGATGGGGCTACAGATAATTCATACGATATATCTAAAAAATGGGAAATACATGATCCTCGTGTTAAAGTCATATATCAAGAAAATGCAGGATCGGGGCCAGCAAGAAATAATGGGCTAAGAAATGCAAACGGAGAATTTATCCTTTTCGTTGACCCGGATGATTGGATTGAATCCGAAATGATTGAAAAGTTTGTGGGATATTTATCCAACTATAATGTAGATATGATTATATCCGGATGTATAGAAGAAACATATTATAGTGATTTTGTCGATCGTAAGCCAGTGGCGTTCAATGAAAAATGGATAAAAAGTGCTGGGGATGTCCGTAATTTCTATATAGATTTATCATTAATGCAAGCTATCCTTGCACCAACCAGAATATTATATAGTAAGCAAATAATTGACAAATATAATATTGAATTTCCAGATCTGAGGCGATCACAAGATATTGTATTTAACTACCGTTATTACGATAAAATTGAAAGCCTATTTATATCGAATGATACCTTTTACCACTACCGAATGGATTCAGGGGTATATATAACAAAATTAAAGAATGATTATTACCTAGTATTACTAAAAATATTCTCTGAATGTTGCGGACTGTTCGAAAAATGGAATGTGAAAATGGATGAGGATAAATTACAACAATTTTATAATCAGTATTTTGTCTTGCTTTGTTATAGCATTGAGTCATGCATACTGAGAAATGAATCAATTGCTGAAATTTTGGAAAATGAAGAAGTTCATCGTCTAACTAAATTATCAAAGCCTGTTGATTTTTATCATAAATTAATGAAGAAAAATATTTCTTTGAAAAATGAGGATAATATAAGCAGGCTTATTTTCTTGAAAAATTTTGTTAGATCGAATTTTAGAGGAGTTTTTAATAAATTAAAAAGGGTTAATAAGTATTAA
- a CDS encoding glycosyltransferase family 4 protein has translation MVDMMKKNEKKKLLIYAHYYTPDVASTGQILKELAEGMLHEFDITIICVVPSYTGKVADEYKTKMFYKEEINGVKIVRIRVPEFSKSNKISRIKNILAYFLGAMIATFKVGEMDYVYSISQPPILGGLIGVWGKWMKNAKYIYNIQDFNPEQTMAVGYSKSTLILKSMLWFDKFSCKRSDKVIVVGRDMVETLENRFKGKKVPKNIFINNWIDEKEIYPLQLDEEKVFAFKKKYGLENKFIIMYSGNLGLYYDLENLMKVIKKFKDRDDVAFAFVGEGSIRNQLVLYKDNHNLKNVIFIPYQDKAELIYSLNAGDVHWCINAKGIKGVSVPSKLYGIMAAGKPVLGMLEEGSEARLIIEGTNCGLVCEPGDYESIESYINWFIENARSHEQIDMGTRGRDYLVKNLTKDVSVMKYTEEIKSC, from the coding sequence ATGGTTGATATGATGAAAAAAAATGAAAAGAAAAAGCTTTTAATATATGCACATTATTATACTCCAGATGTTGCTTCAACTGGTCAAATATTGAAAGAGTTAGCTGAGGGGATGCTTCACGAGTTTGATATAACCATCATTTGTGTTGTGCCCTCCTATACAGGAAAAGTAGCAGATGAATATAAAACAAAAATGTTTTATAAGGAAGAAATCAACGGTGTAAAGATTGTCCGTATTCGTGTACCGGAATTCTCCAAGAGTAACAAAATCAGCAGAATTAAAAATATCCTCGCATATTTCCTTGGAGCCATGATTGCCACTTTTAAGGTCGGAGAAATGGACTACGTTTATTCTATTTCCCAACCACCAATTCTTGGAGGTTTAATAGGCGTTTGGGGTAAATGGATGAAAAACGCGAAATATATCTATAATATTCAGGACTTTAATCCAGAGCAGACAATGGCGGTAGGATATAGCAAGAGTACGCTTATTTTAAAATCAATGTTGTGGTTTGATAAATTTAGCTGTAAACGTTCTGACAAGGTAATTGTAGTTGGGCGTGATATGGTAGAAACACTTGAAAATAGATTCAAAGGTAAAAAGGTACCGAAAAACATATTCATTAATAACTGGATTGATGAGAAGGAAATCTACCCTTTACAGTTAGATGAAGAAAAAGTTTTCGCCTTTAAAAAGAAATACGGATTGGAAAATAAATTCATCATAATGTATTCAGGGAACCTTGGTCTATATTATGATCTTGAAAACTTAATGAAAGTTATTAAGAAGTTTAAAGATCGAGATGATGTAGCTTTCGCATTTGTTGGTGAAGGTTCAATTCGAAATCAATTGGTTCTTTATAAGGATAATCACAATCTTAAAAATGTAATTTTTATCCCTTATCAAGACAAAGCAGAGCTGATCTATAGCTTAAATGCTGGTGATGTCCACTGGTGCATAAACGCTAAGGGGATTAAGGGAGTAAGTGTCCCAAGTAAATTGTACGGGATTATGGCAGCAGGGAAACCGGTGCTAGGAATGCTTGAAGAGGGTTCTGAAGCAAGGCTTATTATCGAGGGGACAAACTGCGGCCTAGTCTGCGAACCGGGAGACTATGAAAGTATTGAAAGTTATATCAATTGGTTTATCGAAAACGCAAGATCTCATGAGCAGATTGACATGGGAACGCGTGGTCGAGATTATCTAGTTAAGAACCTTACTAAAGATGTGTCAGTAATGAAGTATACTGAAGAAATTAAAAGCTGTTAG
- a CDS encoding glycosyltransferase: MGKLNLFYLDMTYPIEYQGETFLATEMQYMETKKVDKFVFPIWANRKKEPQVKLNVQIVDTVPQYSKFNRIQYCIKALFNKEFHTEFQVLRRSKRLTLKNLIKALCFVAQGEFLAKGFVRYIRGNIPRGSELVLYSYWLHLDAYVAVKTHQELKDTYKIRSLSRCHRFDIYEYVQNGYIPCRDMLLAGLNKVIPISSDAKNYLLNHYSIDPEKIKVSRLGTINQGIRLSPKQKTLKILSCSWMRKVKRNSLIFEAIKDLDFDVEWTHIGVGEEYEQIKAAIENLQKPNVRCKLLGKIPNDAVIEYYRNNDFNIFVNVSASEGVPVSIMEAMSFGKVIIATDVGGSKEVVEENTNGFLLNLDFKIDELKALFQKIYDMDEERYLNMCRESRRIWEDKCDAELNYKYFNKFLIAE; the protein is encoded by the coding sequence ATGGGCAAATTAAATTTATTTTACCTAGATATGACATATCCAATTGAGTATCAAGGAGAAACATTTTTAGCAACTGAAATGCAATATATGGAGACGAAAAAGGTTGATAAATTTGTTTTTCCAATCTGGGCTAACCGAAAGAAAGAACCTCAGGTAAAACTTAATGTTCAAATAGTAGATACTGTTCCACAGTATTCAAAGTTTAATAGAATTCAATATTGCATCAAAGCATTGTTTAATAAAGAATTTCATACAGAATTTCAAGTCTTACGAAGGTCAAAACGATTGACGTTGAAAAATTTGATTAAAGCCTTATGCTTTGTTGCTCAAGGAGAGTTTTTGGCAAAAGGTTTCGTTCGGTATATAAGGGGAAATATTCCTCGTGGAAGTGAGTTGGTCTTATATTCATATTGGCTTCATTTGGACGCATATGTTGCTGTAAAAACTCATCAAGAATTGAAGGATACGTATAAAATTCGTTCATTATCAAGATGCCACCGCTTTGATATTTATGAATATGTTCAAAATGGCTATATCCCTTGCCGTGATATGTTATTAGCTGGTTTAAATAAAGTTATTCCTATCTCTAGTGATGCAAAGAATTACTTATTGAACCATTATTCAATTGATCCAGAAAAAATAAAGGTTTCTCGGCTCGGAACGATTAATCAAGGTATCCGATTATCTCCTAAACAGAAAACATTAAAAATCCTATCTTGCTCCTGGATGAGAAAAGTGAAACGAAATAGTCTTATATTTGAGGCTATTAAAGATTTAGATTTTGATGTGGAATGGACGCATATTGGAGTGGGCGAAGAGTACGAACAAATTAAGGCAGCAATTGAAAATTTACAGAAGCCAAATGTGAGATGCAAATTACTTGGGAAAATACCAAATGATGCTGTAATTGAATATTATCGAAATAATGATTTCAACATTTTTGTGAATGTGAGTGCTAGTGAAGGTGTTCCGGTTTCAATTATGGAGGCAATGTCTTTTGGAAAAGTGATTATTGCTACTGATGTAGGTGGAAGTAAGGAAGTAGTTGAAGAGAATACAAATGGTTTTCTACTAAATCTTGATTTTAAAATTGACGAATTGAAAGCATTATTTCAAAAAATCTATGATATGGATGAAGAACGTTATTTAAATATGTGTAGAGAATCACGACGTATTTGGGAAGATAAATGTGATGCTGAATTAAACTATAAATATTTTAATAAGTTTTTGATAGCGGAGTAA
- the fcl gene encoding GDP-L-fucose synthase: MEKESKIYVAGHRGLVGSAIIRKLGEKGYSNLVYRTSNDLDLRDKLAVDSFFAEEKPEFVFLAAAKVGGIVANNEYPADFIRDNLLIQTNIIDAAYRNGVKKLLFLGSTCIYPKLALQPLKEEYLLTGELEPTNDAYAIAKIAGIKMCQSYNRQYGTKYISVMPTNLYGPNDNFDLHTSHVLPALIRKFHEAKESNAPFVEVWGTGTPKREFLYSDDLAEACVYLMDHYSGSEIVNIGVGEDLPIKELAEKIKDVVEYTGEIQFDTSKPDGTPRKLVDVTKLHSLGWKATTSLEEGLKKAYQWFLNNELVKVN, from the coding sequence ATGGAGAAAGAATCAAAAATATATGTTGCTGGACATAGGGGCCTTGTTGGCTCTGCCATTATAAGAAAACTTGGAGAAAAGGGGTACTCCAACCTAGTATATCGAACAAGTAATGATTTAGATCTGAGAGATAAGTTGGCGGTAGATAGCTTTTTTGCCGAAGAGAAGCCCGAATTCGTTTTTCTTGCTGCGGCAAAGGTTGGCGGGATTGTAGCAAACAATGAATATCCTGCGGATTTTATCCGAGATAATCTCTTGATTCAAACCAATATCATTGATGCAGCTTACCGGAATGGTGTGAAGAAGCTGTTGTTCCTAGGGAGTACGTGTATATATCCCAAGCTTGCTTTGCAGCCTTTAAAGGAAGAGTACCTGTTAACTGGAGAACTTGAACCGACAAATGATGCTTACGCGATTGCCAAAATTGCCGGAATTAAAATGTGCCAATCGTATAACCGTCAGTATGGTACGAAGTATATTTCGGTGATGCCAACCAATCTCTATGGTCCAAATGATAACTTTGATTTACATACTTCCCACGTTTTACCGGCATTAATCCGCAAGTTCCATGAAGCGAAGGAAAGTAATGCTCCGTTTGTAGAAGTTTGGGGAACAGGAACGCCTAAACGCGAATTCCTTTATTCAGATGATCTTGCAGAAGCCTGCGTCTATCTCATGGATCACTATTCCGGTAGTGAAATCGTGAATATTGGTGTTGGAGAAGATCTTCCTATAAAAGAGTTGGCAGAAAAGATCAAAGATGTGGTGGAGTACACAGGCGAAATTCAATTTGACACATCTAAGCCAGATGGTACACCAAGAAAATTGGTTGATGTAACGAAACTGCATTCTTTAGGGTGGAAAGCGACAACTTCTCTGGAGGAAGGTCTAAAGAAAGCTTATCAATGGTTTTTAAATAACGAACTTGTAAAAGTAAATTAA